The proteins below come from a single Bacteroidales bacterium genomic window:
- a CDS encoding biotin/lipoyl-binding protein, which yields MNSVEEQTIQLEVNGTPYSVIVDKEIKQPKTPKLVRPVAVPSTDQGAAVKATSKTGTIKSPLPGTILEIFVKVGDKVSIGDKVLMLEAMKMENNIESDKAGTISEIKISKGSAVMEGDVLIVIGE from the coding sequence ATCAACAGTGTTGAGGAACAAACCATACAATTAGAAGTAAACGGAACTCCCTACAGTGTAATTGTTGATAAGGAAATTAAACAACCGAAAACCCCAAAATTAGTCCGTCCGGTAGCTGTCCCATCGACAGACCAGGGGGCGGCGGTCAAAGCAACATCAAAAACAGGCACTATCAAATCTCCGCTTCCGGGGACTATACTAGAAATATTTGTAAAAGTAGGTGATAAAGTCAGTATAGGTGACAAGGTTTTGATGCTTGAAGCCATGAAGATGGAAAATAATATAGAATCCGACAAAGCAGGTACTATCAGTGAAATAAAGATCAGTAAAGGTAGCGCTGTTATGGAAGGAGATGTGTTAATCGTTATAGGAGAATAA